Proteins encoded in a region of the Coffea eugenioides isolate CCC68of chromosome 4, Ceug_1.0, whole genome shotgun sequence genome:
- the LOC113769048 gene encoding F-box/kelch-repeat protein At3g06240-like has translation MPVATADLSPTFPLPQELIIDILLRLPTKSIGKLRLVSKPWHSLLYDPLFIKAHLAFHLDDQEKLIIVSSSSTPAFQYFTINFSTTTFPSPNNYVRISQKLNRLLENTLSSARIVGSCNGLVLVANDGLRRREFSSKHLLALDTMYLVNPTTKERLRLPKGPFNLVVGNAGVAFGYDSFNDDYKIIWPYGGTTIRRSENFVIVFSLRNGTCRRLYNCSYAPTTHSGVFLNGSVHWLAQSRVDESQVIAALDLSTEEFKQVPWPSAGCSTRNWGSLASSKQLVVLGGCLAMVVEQSSQQMDIWMMKDYGVGESWTKFGVIIPKVVEHYYKPICLLGEDDVVLDKNGQNLVVHNLRDGTTREILVAGINRDTSRDVGCFLESLVSPTFYSQKWRATSF, from the coding sequence ATGCCGGTGGCCACGGCTGACCTATCCCCGacatttccccttccccaagaactcattattGACATCCTGTTACGACTCCCTACAAAATCCATCGGCAAATTGAGGCTCGTTTCGAAGCCATGGCACTCTCTACTCTACGACCCACTATTCATCAAAGCCCACCTTGCCTTCCACCTCGATGACCAGGAAAAACTCATCATCGTTTCCTCCTCCAGTACTCCCGCTTTCCAGTACTTCACGATCAATTTTTCCACCACAACTTTCCCCTCCCCTAACAATTACGTCAGGATTTCACAAAAGCTCAACCGTCTTTTAGAGAACACATTGAGCAGCGCCAGAATTGTGGGTTCTTGCAATGGGTTGGTGTTGGTAGCAAATGATGGATTGAGAAGGCGTGAGTTTAGCAGCAAACATTTACTAGCACTTGATACCATGTATTTGGTAAACCCCACAACCAAGGAGCGTTTAAGATTACCAAAGGGCCCTTTTAATTTGGTGGTTGGGAATGCCGGGGTTGCTTTCGGTTATGATAGTTTTAATGATGACTATAAAATCATCTGGCCTTATGGGGGTACAACTATTAGGCGTTCtgaaaattttgtaattgttttcaGTTTGAGGAATGGGACTTGCAGGAGACTTTATAATTGTTCTTACGCTCCTACTACTCATTCTGGGGTGTTTCTGAACGGTTCTGTGCATTGGCTTGCTCAGTCTAGAGTTGATGAATCGCAGGTTATAGCCGCTTTGGATTTGAGTACCGAGGAATTTAAGCAAGTGCCATGGCCTAGTGCTGGTTGTAGCACTCGCAATTGGGGTTCATTGGCGTCTTCTAAGCAGCTTGTTGTTCTTGGTGGATGTCTAGCAATGGTTGTGGAGCAATCTAGTCAGCAGATGGATATTTGGATGATGAAGGATTATGGTGTTGGAGAATCTTGGACCAAATTTGGAGTTATTATACCAAAAGTTGTTGAACATTATTATAAACCTATTTGTCTATTGGGGGAGGATGATGTTGTTTTGGACAAGAATGGTCAGAACCTTGTTGTTCATAATTTGAGAGATGGAACTACAAGGGAAATATTGGTTGCTGGCATTAATAGAGATACTTCCAGAGATGTTGGCTGCTTTCTCGAGAGCCTTGTCTCGCCTACTTTCTACAGTCAGAAATGGAGAGCAACATCATTTTGA